In a single window of the Elaeis guineensis isolate ETL-2024a chromosome 6, EG11, whole genome shotgun sequence genome:
- the LOC140858749 gene encoding uncharacterized protein, whose amino-acid sequence MANLQPRSSSQSQKKWGNIISGYLDQAAFVESFGRPIKMDDVSTILAQKGQWIIIGDFNAIRFLNERKGNSNSIYVSEEFNLFVDHHQLVELKLNQLLFTWSNHHDSPSMTKLDGCLVTTDWIEQFLVAMPMPLPKTTSNHFPLKLEFYKHPACRKPLRFKLFWLLKHDLKYLVGAWWKAAPNSPNARTNLVMKLDFLRRKFKT is encoded by the exons ATGGCCAACCTGCAACCAAGGTCTTCCTCCCAGTCTCAAAAGAAATGGGGAAATATTATTTCCGGTTACCTGGATCAAGCAGCCTTTGTAGAGTCTTTTGGTCGGCCAATCAAGATGGATGACGTCTCGACCATTCTAGCTCAGAAA GGACAATGGATCATAATAGGGGACTTTAATGCAATTAGATTTTTGAATGAAAGGAAAGGAAATAGCAATAGCATCTATGTCTCAGAAGAGTTCAACCTCTTTGTAGATCATCATCAGCTGGTCGAACTGAAGCTGAATCAGCTCTTATTTACTTGGTCAAACCACCATGATTCACCTTCAATGACTAAGCTGGATGGGTGCTTGGTCACGACTGATTGGATAGAACAGTTTCTAGTGGCAATGCCTATGCCACTCCCTAAAACCACCTCTAACCACTTTCCTCTCAAGCTGGAATTTTATAAGCACCCAGCATGCAGGAAGCCATTACGATTTAAACTCTTTTGGCTATTGAAGCATGACCTCAAATATCTGGTAGGAGCTTGGTGGAAGGCAGCACCCAACTCCCCTAATGCACGTACTAATCTAGTCATGAAGCTGGATTTCTTGAGGAGGAAGTTTAAGACTTAG